A single genomic interval of Spirosoma linguale DSM 74 harbors:
- a CDS encoding Adenosylhomocysteine nucleosidase (PFAM: purine or other phosphorylase family 1~KEGG: pin:Ping_0920 methylthioadenosine nucleosidase), whose amino-acid sequence MKKLYILTALFFALSFFHSFAFAQRYKPSPITGLLGAFGAEVALVKETLIKPKTVIVDGVVFTTGKIGNQRVVVAETGIGKVNAAMTTALMLDHFRPQRILFTGIAGGTNPDLQPGDIVIAGQTAHHDYGAITDKNTPTRQTRNAITKQFNPIFFPADTALMRLAERVVKTVSLEGIPLASGGVSDRPVKVMTGTVVTGDVFVASPTKVSSLRADFGADATEMEGAAIAQVCYQLQVPHLIIRSLSDRADAEAHIAYDKFYPTAARNSAKLVIAIVKAL is encoded by the coding sequence ATGAAAAAATTATACATCCTGACTGCGCTATTTTTCGCTCTTTCATTCTTTCACTCTTTCGCCTTCGCCCAACGCTACAAACCTAGTCCCATAACCGGTTTACTCGGCGCGTTTGGTGCGGAAGTGGCACTAGTCAAAGAGACCCTGATCAAGCCCAAAACAGTGATCGTTGATGGCGTTGTGTTTACCACCGGTAAGATCGGTAACCAGCGGGTTGTCGTGGCTGAAACGGGCATCGGCAAAGTAAATGCAGCCATGACAACGGCCCTGATGCTCGACCATTTTCGGCCACAGCGAATTCTCTTCACGGGCATTGCCGGAGGCACAAATCCCGACCTGCAACCCGGCGACATTGTCATTGCCGGACAAACGGCTCACCACGACTACGGGGCCATCACCGATAAAAACACGCCGACCCGCCAGACCCGGAACGCGATTACCAAGCAGTTTAATCCGATCTTTTTCCCTGCCGATACCGCCCTGATGCGGTTGGCCGAACGGGTTGTCAAGACTGTTTCGCTCGAAGGTATTCCGCTGGCATCGGGCGGAGTTTCGGATAGGCCGGTGAAGGTGATGACCGGTACGGTTGTGACGGGCGATGTGTTTGTGGCCTCCCCTACCAAAGTGAGCAGCCTGCGGGCCGACTTCGGGGCCGACGCGACCGAAATGGAGGGAGCGGCCATTGCGCAGGTCTGCTACCAGCTTCAGGTGCCGCACCTCATTATCCGCAGCCTGAGCGACCGCGCCGATGCCGAAGCGCACATTGCCTACGATAAATTTTACCCGACAGCCGCCCGTAACTCTGCAAAACTCGTTATTGCGATTGTGAAGGCGCTGTAA
- a CDS encoding amine oxidase (KEGG: nmu:Nmul_A2150 amine oxidase), with the protein MSTSTFKSLLLDSTVASSLNPFQSFWWGGYECSDQLNCFGHRVDLLRESGHLQLLNEDYALLHSFTIRTVREGIQWSHVEKRPYQYDWSMVADMLAEGHRQGIQQIWDLCHFGYPDDLTPLHPLFSRRFAALCRAFVHFYRDLYPDDVLIVTPINEVSFMSWLGGNAAGTTPYCTKQGWEVKVGLMRAYIEGVAAMREIDPTIRILTTEPLVQMVPPLNATPEQIIDAAIADENQFQSVDMLAGRLTPELGGSPDYVDILGFNYYYNNQWIEGTETFLGWNDAVPDSRWVSLRHLLIKAYRRYERPIALTETSHPGIDRPFWIEMIGRECAAVREAGVPLVGVCLYPIVDRPDWDHTDHWHHSGLWDADLSTTPPGRVLVEPYANALRQAQSVILEASLPIS; encoded by the coding sequence TTGAGTACATCAACGTTTAAATCCTTGCTACTCGACTCAACAGTTGCCTCGTCTCTAAATCCGTTTCAGTCATTTTGGTGGGGTGGTTATGAATGCAGCGATCAACTGAACTGCTTTGGCCACCGCGTAGACCTACTCCGGGAATCAGGTCATTTGCAATTACTCAACGAAGACTACGCCCTTCTTCACTCGTTTACTATTCGTACCGTCCGGGAGGGTATTCAATGGAGCCATGTTGAAAAACGTCCCTACCAGTACGATTGGAGTATGGTTGCCGATATGCTGGCTGAAGGCCATCGGCAGGGTATTCAGCAGATTTGGGATTTATGCCATTTTGGCTACCCCGACGATCTGACGCCTTTGCACCCCCTGTTTTCCCGTCGGTTTGCCGCTTTGTGCCGGGCATTCGTTCACTTCTACCGCGATCTTTACCCAGACGATGTCCTGATCGTCACGCCCATTAACGAAGTAAGTTTCATGTCGTGGCTAGGGGGTAATGCGGCTGGAACAACGCCTTATTGTACCAAACAGGGCTGGGAGGTGAAAGTCGGGCTGATGCGCGCCTACATTGAGGGCGTAGCGGCTATGCGCGAGATCGACCCCACCATTCGTATTCTGACAACAGAACCGCTGGTACAGATGGTCCCCCCCCTGAACGCGACCCCGGAGCAGATTATTGATGCCGCCATTGCCGATGAAAACCAGTTTCAGTCGGTCGATATGCTGGCAGGCCGCCTAACCCCTGAATTGGGTGGGTCGCCAGACTACGTCGACATATTGGGGTTCAATTATTATTACAATAACCAGTGGATTGAGGGTACAGAAACATTTTTAGGCTGGAATGACGCTGTACCCGACTCGCGCTGGGTATCGCTTCGGCACTTGCTTATAAAGGCCTACAGACGCTACGAGCGCCCTATTGCCCTTACAGAAACCAGCCATCCGGGTATTGACCGCCCGTTCTGGATCGAAATGATTGGCCGGGAATGTGCGGCCGTTAGGGAGGCAGGGGTTCCGCTAGTAGGTGTCTGTTTATACCCAATTGTTGATCGCCCTGACTGGGATCATACCGACCATTGGCATCACTCCGGTCTTTGGGATGCGGATTTATCGACTACCCCACCCGGCCGGGTCCTGGTTGAGCCCTACGCCAATGCCTTACGACAGGCACAGTCGGTTATTTTGGAAGCCAGCTTACCTATCAGTTAA
- a CDS encoding Xanthine/uracil/vitamin C permease (PFAM: Xanthine/uracil/vitamin C permease; sulphate transporter~KEGG: csa:Csal_2527 xanthine/uracil/vitamin C permease), which yields MSTTFTSRRTEVLAGISSFLATMYIIVVNPAILSQADLPFSGVLTATVLLSFFCSLMMGLYARNPIVVAPGMGMNAFFTFTTVKGMGIRPEIALGAVFWSGVLFLLLSIFNVRSAIVRAIPQPLRYAVSAGIGLFVTLIGFENARFIVANPATLVSIAHFNDPIVLTFVFGLLLMSVLVVRDVPGGIIVGIILTTLVAWPIGRYWGDASAINFGQKTLVNFQGVLAAPDFSLLGKLDLMGSLSWSLWPVIFAFAFTDLFDSLSTFVGVAEAGGLQDEDGQPRNLNRSLMTDAVATTLAGIFGTSPGTAYIESAVGIAQGGRTGLTAVVAGCCFLPFLFLSPLLSIIPAIATAPALVLVGAFMMKPITRIDWSQLDDALPAFLALVLIPFSYSITQGLIWGFLSWTVIKVAVGKSREVSTGLWIVDVFCVLALTSGH from the coding sequence TTGTCAACTACGTTTACTTCCCGTCGAACCGAAGTATTAGCCGGTATCTCTTCCTTTCTGGCCACCATGTACATCATTGTGGTCAACCCGGCCATATTGAGTCAGGCCGATTTACCCTTTAGCGGGGTCCTGACGGCTACCGTATTGCTGTCGTTCTTTTGCAGCCTGATGATGGGCCTATACGCCCGCAACCCCATTGTGGTGGCTCCGGGTATGGGGATGAATGCGTTTTTCACCTTCACAACCGTCAAAGGCATGGGCATCCGCCCCGAAATCGCTCTGGGGGCGGTATTCTGGTCGGGTGTTCTGTTTCTACTGCTATCTATTTTTAACGTGCGGTCGGCCATTGTACGGGCTATTCCGCAACCACTACGCTATGCGGTTTCGGCCGGAATCGGGCTTTTTGTTACGCTCATTGGCTTCGAGAACGCCAGGTTCATTGTGGCCAATCCGGCTACGCTGGTGAGCATCGCCCATTTCAACGACCCTATCGTTCTCACGTTTGTCTTTGGCCTGCTGCTCATGAGCGTGCTGGTCGTGCGTGATGTGCCGGGCGGCATTATCGTCGGCATTATCCTAACAACGCTGGTCGCCTGGCCCATCGGGCGGTACTGGGGTGATGCCTCGGCCATTAATTTCGGGCAGAAAACGCTGGTCAATTTTCAGGGCGTTCTGGCCGCGCCCGACTTCTCGCTTCTGGGCAAGCTGGACCTGATGGGTTCGCTATCCTGGTCACTGTGGCCGGTTATTTTTGCCTTTGCGTTCACCGATTTGTTCGACAGCCTGTCGACCTTCGTAGGTGTTGCCGAAGCAGGTGGCTTGCAGGACGAAGACGGCCAACCGCGTAACCTGAACCGCTCGCTGATGACCGACGCCGTGGCTACTACGCTGGCGGGGATATTCGGCACCAGTCCAGGCACGGCCTATATCGAATCGGCGGTGGGGATTGCGCAAGGGGGACGAACGGGCCTCACGGCAGTAGTAGCCGGTTGCTGTTTTTTGCCGTTTCTGTTTCTGTCGCCCCTATTGTCGATCATACCAGCTATTGCCACGGCTCCGGCCCTGGTGCTGGTGGGAGCCTTCATGATGAAACCCATTACGCGCATCGACTGGAGTCAACTCGACGATGCGCTCCCCGCCTTTCTGGCGCTGGTTCTGATTCCGTTCAGTTACTCCATCACGCAGGGGCTCATATGGGGATTCCTTTCCTGGACCGTTATCAAAGTTGCCGTTGGCAAGAGCCGCGAGGTATCGACGGGTCTCTGGATTGTCGATGTCTTTTGCGTACTGGCGTTGACGAGTGGTCATTAG